From the genome of Globicephala melas chromosome 11, mGloMel1.2, whole genome shotgun sequence, one region includes:
- the RHOA gene encoding transforming protein RhoA, producing the protein MAAIRKKLVIVGDGACGKTCLLIVFSKDQFPEVYVPTVFENYVADIEVDGKQVELALWDTAGQEDYDRLRPLSYPDTDVILMCFSIDSPDSLENIPEKWTPEVKHFCPNVPIILVGNKKDLRNDEHTRRELAKMKQEPVKPEEGRDMANRIGAFGYMECSAKTKDGVREVFEMATRAALQARRGKKKSGCLVL; encoded by the exons ATGGCTGCCATCCGGAAGAAACTGGTGATTGTTGGAGATGGAGCCTGTGGCAAGACTTGCTTGCTCATTGTCTTTAGCAAGGACCAGTTCCCAGAGGTGTATGTACCTACAGTGTTTGAGAACTATGTGGCAGATATTGAAGTGGACGGAAAGCAG GTAGAGTTGGCTTTGTGGGACACAGCTGGGCAGGAAGATTATGATCGCTTGAGGCCTCTCTCCTACCCGGATACTGATGTTATACTGATGTGTTTCTCCATTGACAGCCCTGATAGTTTAG AAAACATCCCAGAAAAATGGACTCCAGAAGTCAAGCATTTCTGTCCCAACGTGCCCATCATCCTGGTTGGGAACAAGAAGGATCTTCGAAATGATGAGCACACAAGGCGGGAGCTAGCCAAGATGAAGCAG GAGCCAGTGAAACCGGAAGAAGGCAGAGATATGGCAAACAGGATTGGTGCTTTTGGGTACATGGAGTGTTCAGCAAAGACCAAAGATGGAGTGAGGGAGGTTTTTGAAATGGCCACGAGAGCTGCTCTGCAAGCCAGACGTGGGAAGAAAAAATCTGGGTGCCTTGTCTTGTGA
- the GPX1 gene encoding glutathione peroxidase 1: MCAAQRSAAALAAAAPRSVYAFSARPLAGGEPVNLGSLRGKVLLIENVASLUGTTVRDYTQMNDLQRRLGPRGLVVLGFPCNQFGHQENAKNEEILNCLKYVRPGGGFEPNFMLFEKCEVNGEKAHPLFTFLREALPTPSDDATALMTDPKFITWSPVCRNDVAWNFEKFLVGPDGVPVRRYSRRFLTIDIEPDIEALLSQGPSCA, translated from the exons ATGTGTGCCGCTCAGCGCTCGGCGGCCGCCCTGGCTGCAGCGGCCCCGCGCTCGGTGTACGCCTTCTCTGCGCGTCCGCTGGCCGGCGGGGAGCCCGTGAACTTGGGGTCCCTTCGGGGCAAGGTGCTGCTCATTGAGAATGTGGCGTCGCTCTGAGGCACAACTGTCCGGGACTACACCCAGATGAATGACCTGCAGCGGCGCCTCGGGCCCCGGGGCCTGGTGGTGCTCGGCTTCCCGTGCAACCAGTTTGGGCATCAG GAAAATGCCAAGAACGAGGAGATCCTGAATTGCCTCAAGTACGTACGACCAGGCGGCGGGTTCGAGCCCAACTTCATGCTCTTCGAGAAGTGCGAGGTGAATGGCGAGAAGGCACATCCGCTCTTCACCTTCCTTCGGGAGGCTCTGCCCACGCCCAGTGACGACGCCACTGCCCTCATGACAGACCCCAAGTTCATCACCTGGTCTCCGGTGTGCCGCAACGACGTTGCCTGGAACTTCGAGAAGTTCCTGGTGGGCCCAGACGGTGTGCCCGTACGCAGGTACAGCCGCCGCTTTCTGACCATCGACATCGAGCCTGACATCGAAGCTCTGCTGTCTCAGGGGCCTAGCTGTGCCTAG